The following coding sequences are from one Cygnus olor isolate bCygOlo1 chromosome 2, bCygOlo1.pri.v2, whole genome shotgun sequence window:
- the GBX1 gene encoding homeobox protein GBX-1 — protein MQRPSGQGTAFSIDSLIGTPPPRSGHLLYTGYPMFMPYRPLVLPQALSHAPLQSGLPPLAPLASFAGRLTNTFCASLGQAVPSMVALTTALPSFSEPPDGFYPPQELPPPRANPDAGCRRGAEGLEAEELPPGRDKGPPEPPLHFPDPFPGLADGKAYSSDEEKLEVKSAATPCSEREEESSAGDSEEEPFLDGSAAAALGGKGKGKGGPAAEQTPPGSGAGKSRRRRTAFTSEQLLELEKEFHCKKYLSLTERSQIAHALKLSEVQVKIWFQNRRAKWKRIKAGNVSNRSGEPVRNPKIVVPIPVHVNRFAVRSQHQQIEQGARP, from the exons ATGCAGAGACCCAGCGGCCAGGGGACCGCCTTCTCCATCGACTCGCTCATCGGgacgccgccgccgcgctccggGCACCTGCTCTACACCGGCTACCCCATGTTCATGCCGTACCGGCCGCTGGTGCTGCCGCAGGCGCTGTCCCACGCGCCCCTGCAGTCGGGGCTGCCGCCGCTGGCGCCGCTGGCCTCCTTCGCCGGCCGCCTCACCAACACCTTCTGCGCCAGTCTGGGCCAGGCCGTGCCCTCCATGGTGGCGCTCACCACGGCCCTACCCAGCTTCTCTGAGCCCCCCGACGGCTTCTACCCGCCGCAGGAGCTGCCCCCGCCGCGCGCCAACCCCGACGCCGGCTGCCGGCGGGGCGCCGAGGGCCTGGAGGCGGAGGAGCTGCCCCCGGGGCGCGATAAGGGGCCGCCCGAGCCGCCGCTGCACTTCCCGGACCCCTTCCCCGGCCTGGCAG ACGGGAAGGCGTACAGCTCGGACGAGGAGAAGCTGGAGGTGAAGTCGGCGGCCACGCCGTGCAGCGAGCGGGAGGAGGAGAGCTCGGCGGGCGACAGCGAGGAGGAGCCCTTCCTGGACGGGtcggccgccgccgcgctgggcggcaagggcaagggcaagggcggccccgcggcggagCAGACCCCGCCGGGCTCCGGGGCCGGCAAGAGCCGCCGGCGGCGCACGGCCTTCACGAgcgagcagctgctggagctggagaaggagttTCACTGCAAGAAGTACCTGAGCCTGACGGAGCGCTCGCAGATCGCGCACGCCCTGAAGCTCAGCGAGGTGCAGGTGAAGATCTGGTTCCAGAACCGCCGCGCCAAGTGGAAACGCATCAAGGCGGGCAACGTGAGCAACCGCTCGGGCGAGCCCGTCCGCAACCCCAAGATCGTGGTGCCCATCCCGGTGCACGTCAACCGCTTCGCCGTGcgcagccagcaccagcagatCGAGCAGGGCGCCCGGCCCTGA